The genome window ATGAAATGTGATGACAGAatctttctttaaatatttagaCTGGAAGAATTCAACAACTTTCTCCAATGCTGCCTCCTCCTCATCTTCATACTTGTCATCAGCAGCCAATCGATCCCTCACCGAACTCTCTAGCTGCACTCCGTATTGGGAACCCTTGATCTCCTTAATCACCACAATTCTCAGAAATTTCTCCACTGGAGCTGTATATATAGATTGAAGAAGTTGTTCTTAGCAATAACCAAGTGACTAATATGATATGTTCATTCCCACGACTCACTAGTACTAGGAAAATTAACCTTTTGGGCAAGGAGGACTAGACACAGTCCTAATTTCATTTGTAGCAGCAAACCATAGTTTTGGATAGCAAAAATTATTGTACCTGAAATAAGGGCCTCAAAGAAGTCATCATCTTCAGCTACGACATTGCCAGGTTTGCCCTTCCACTGCTGCAGATGCCCCACAATTTCAGGTTCCAAGTAAACTCCAATTGCTGTGAACTTAATTTGGAGAAAGTGTATCTCAATGTCCGTAATTCCTGTTACACCAGGAGAGGAAAAGGTGTGATTTTCCAAGAATTCAG of Quercus lobata isolate SW786 chromosome 8, ValleyOak3.0 Primary Assembly, whole genome shotgun sequence contains these proteins:
- the LOC115958234 gene encoding probable chalcone--flavonone isomerase 3, with translation MGNDVVMVDEIPFPQQITTAKPLSLLGYGITDIEIHFLQIKFTAIGVYLEPEIVGHLQQWKGKPGNVVAEDDDFFEALISAPVEKFLRIVVIKEIKGSQYGVQLESSVRDRLAADDKYEDEEEAALEKVVEFFQSKYLKKDSVITFHFPATSGTAEIAFSTEGKEDSKIKVENANVVETIKKWYLGGTRGVSPSTITSLANTLSAELSK